A single window of Oreochromis aureus strain Israel breed Guangdong linkage group 5, ZZ_aureus, whole genome shotgun sequence DNA harbors:
- the mfap2 gene encoding microfibrillar-associated protein 2 — protein sequence MRVLLLLCMPVVLFSQPQYQDPYIFNEFQEYEYTTDPPRGGYQQQVQLNPVIRPGKSDPEFLTEPTEPGPLDCREEQYLCTRLYSVHKPCKQCLNSLCFYSLRRVYVINKEVCVRTVCAHEELLRADLCRDQFSRCGVAALSGQCASIGGSCGKSCGSC from the exons ATGAGAGTCCTCCTGCTACTCTGCATGCCAG TTGTGCTGTTCAGCCAGCCCCAGTACCAGGATCCATATATCTTTAACG AATTCCAAGAGTATGAGTACACTACAG ACCCTCCTCGCGGAGGCTATCAGCAGCAGGTTCAGCTCAACCCCGTGATCCGTCCTGGAAAATCAG ATCCCGAATTCCTGACGGAGCCCACGGAGCCTGGACCTCTCG ATTGCAGAGAGGAGCAGTACCTCTGCACCAGACTCTACTCAGTTCACAAACCATGCAAGCAATGCCTCAACAGCCTCTGTTTCTACAG tttgCGGCGGGTGTACGTCATCAACAAGGAGGTCTGCGTGAGGACTGTGTGCGCACACGAGGAGCTGCTCAGAG cgGACCTGTGTCGTGATCAGTTTTCTCGCTGTGGAGTGGCGGCGCTGAGTGGCCAGTGTGCATCAATAGGAGGAAGCTGTGGGAAGAGCTGCGGTAGCTGCTGA
- the sdhb gene encoding succinate dehydrogenase [ubiquinone] iron-sulfur subunit, mitochondrial — protein sequence MSVASFTSLTRCGVLAFRSPAGLLAVRYAQTAAAPAVQPRIKKFQVYRWDPDTPGDKPRMQTYEIDLNTCGPMVLDALIKIKNEIDPTLTFRRSCREGICGSCAMNIEGGNTLACLNKIDSNLSKPTKIYPLPHMYVVKDLVPDMSNFYAQYKSIEPYLKKKDESKEGKEQYLQSVEDRQKLDGLYECILCACCSTSCPSYWWNGDKYLGPAVLMQAYRWMIDSRDEYTEERLSKLQDPFSLYRCHTIMNCTKTCPKGLNPGKAIAEIKKMMATYKEKTAAAV from the exons ATGTCGGTCGCCAGTTTTACGTCCTTGACTCGATGCGGTGTTTTGGCATTCCGCTCTCCCGCAGGACTCTTG GCGGTACGGTAtgcacagacagcagcagctccagcagTGCAGCCCAGGATAAAGAAGTTCCAGGTGTACAGATGGGATCCAGACACTCCAGGGGACAAACCCCGAATGCAGACCTATGAGATTGACCTCAACAC CTGTGGCCCAATGGTTCTCGATGCGCTCATCAAGATCAAGAATGAGATTGACCCCACTCTGACATTTCGTCGCTCCTGCAGAGAAG GTATTTGTGGGTCCTGTGCGATGAACATCGAAGGAGGAAACACACTCGCCTGCCTCAACAAGATCGACTCCAACCTCAGCAAGCCGACTAAGATTTACCCTCTGCCACACATGTACGTCGTCAAGGACCTGGTACCT GACATGAGTAACTTCTACGCCCAGTACAAGTCCATCGAACCCTACCTGAAGAAGAAGGATGAGTCCAAGGAAGGGAAGGAGCAGTACCTGCAGTCTGTGGAGGACCGGCAGAAGCTG GACGGGCTGTATGAGTGTATTCTGTGCGCCTGTTGCAGCACCAGCTGCCCAAGTTACTGGTGGAACGGAGACAAATACCTCGGGCCTGCTGTGCTCATGCAG GCGTACCGCTGGATGATTGACTCACGAGACGAGTACACAGAAGAACGGTTGTCCAAGCTGCAGGATCCTTTCTCGCTCTACCGCTGCCACACCATCATGAACTGCACCAAGACCTGTCCCAAG GGCCTGAACCCAGGAAAAGCGATCGCTGAGATCAAGAAGATGATGGCCACATACAAGGAGAAGACGGCAGCTGCTGTCTGA
- the mrpl20 gene encoding 39S ribosomal protein L20, mitochondrial, translated as MVFLTLSCWIRSRGPDRYWKVQEVLKHARHFRGRKNRCYSLAVLAVRRAFVYATKARKLKKRNMRTLWISRIAAATREHGMKYPALMHNLTKSSVQLNRRVISDLAITEPRSFLSLAKLARARQQEGFRAALGDGKEPSGVLSRVVMLQ; from the exons ATGGTGTTTCTGACGCTCTCTTGTTGGATCAGAAGCCGAGGACCCGACAGATACTGGAAGGTCCAGGAGGTCCTCAAGCATGCACGG CACTTCAGAGGCAGGAAGAACCGCTGCTACAGCCTGGCCGTGCTGGCTGTCAGGAGGGCGTTCGTGTACGCCACCAAAGCTCGGAAACTCAAGAAGCGCAACATGAGGACG CTCTGGATCTCACGGATTGCTGCAGCAACACGAGAGCACGGCATGAAATATCCCGCCCTCATGCACAATCTGACTAAG AGCAGCGTCCAGCTCAACCGTCGCGTCATCAGTGATCTGGCCATCACAGAGCCTCGGTCGTTCCTCTCACTTGCAAAACTGGCAAGGGCTCGGCAACAAGAAGGCTTCAGGGCAGCACTGGGTGACGGCAAAGAGCCTTCTGGTGTGCTCTCCCGTGTCGTTATGCTGCagtaa